A portion of the Pedobacter cryoconitis genome contains these proteins:
- a CDS encoding MOP flippase family protein, with product MSNKKLAISGAKWTTISTVVNTVLQFVQIAILARLLEPSSFGIVSISTLVITFLGIFAHFGFSNSIVYKQESDNKVLSTIYFLNLMIGAAMFVIIYFGAPLLVMYYKEPRLLEVLHISAFYFPIVFLGQIYNILLEKELKFKSLALTEIVCSILATTITIILAYKGFQAKSLVFGLLAGQTLKMLVQNVIGRVYFSPVWYFKLKEIKEHLMFGIYNIGDSLLGFANSNMDTILIGGLLGVKELGYYTIASQVAIYPVARICPIIVQICYPIMARMKENLEHLKGAYLKIVDFLSYVNIPLLAGLFLMSANVIPLIYGPGWDATVPLIKIFVFTGIFSCLMYPLSTVAYSTGKPKLLFYLNLITLVIKFPLIYIMAKHYGIMGIAYGFLTTTFITLVMNFFLIQFMVGDFMKTFLENIAKPLLFSVAMAVVILLYKQFIGNTGTFHTMAQIALGGLVYAGLTLKYKLSFAEIKNLKQSL from the coding sequence ATGAGTAATAAAAAATTAGCTATCTCAGGTGCAAAATGGACAACCATTTCAACTGTTGTCAACACCGTGCTTCAATTTGTCCAGATAGCGATTTTGGCCCGGTTGCTGGAGCCGTCTTCTTTCGGTATTGTCAGTATCAGTACGCTGGTAATAACTTTTTTAGGGATTTTTGCCCATTTTGGTTTCTCCAACTCTATCGTTTATAAACAGGAGAGTGACAATAAAGTCTTATCTACTATTTATTTTCTGAACCTGATGATTGGTGCTGCCATGTTTGTGATCATTTACTTCGGTGCACCGCTGCTGGTCATGTATTACAAAGAGCCCCGGTTGCTGGAAGTCCTTCACATTTCTGCTTTTTATTTCCCTATCGTTTTTCTTGGACAGATTTACAATATCCTGCTGGAAAAAGAACTTAAATTCAAATCTCTGGCTTTAACAGAAATTGTATGTTCAATACTGGCTACCACGATCACCATTATACTAGCTTATAAAGGTTTTCAGGCCAAGTCATTGGTATTCGGTCTTTTAGCCGGACAGACACTTAAAATGCTTGTTCAGAATGTAATTGGCCGGGTATATTTTTCGCCGGTATGGTATTTTAAGCTGAAGGAGATTAAAGAACACCTGATGTTTGGTATTTATAATATTGGTGATAGCCTTTTAGGTTTTGCCAATAGCAATATGGATACGATCCTGATTGGTGGTTTATTAGGCGTAAAAGAGCTTGGTTATTATACCATTGCTTCACAGGTTGCGATTTATCCGGTAGCGCGGATCTGCCCGATTATTGTGCAGATCTGTTATCCGATCATGGCCAGGATGAAAGAAAATCTGGAACATCTGAAAGGTGCTTATCTGAAGATTGTTGATTTTCTATCCTATGTAAATATTCCGTTGCTGGCCGGCTTATTTTTAATGTCTGCCAATGTGATCCCTTTAATTTATGGCCCGGGATGGGATGCCACAGTTCCATTGATCAAGATCTTTGTTTTTACAGGGATATTTTCTTGTCTGATGTACCCGCTTTCTACAGTAGCTTATTCTACTGGTAAACCGAAATTACTTTTTTACCTGAACCTGATTACCTTAGTGATCAAGTTTCCATTGATTTATATCATGGCTAAACATTATGGTATTATGGGGATTGCTTATGGATTCTTAACCACGACCTTTATTACGCTGGTAATGAATTTCTTCCTGATCCAGTTTATGGTAGGTGATTTTATGAAAACGTTTCTGGAAAATATTGCCAAGCCGCTTTTATTCAGTGTGGCCATGGCAGTGGTTATCTTGTTATATAAACAATTTATAGGCAATACGGGGACTTTCCATACCATGGCCCAGATTGCTCTGGGTGGACTGGTTTACGCCGGCCTGACCTTAAAATATAAATTGTCATTCGCTGAAATTAAAAACTTAAAGCAATCCTTGTAA
- a CDS encoding gluconate 2-dehydrogenase subunit 3 family protein — MNRRLYIKSVFGLAVAGTASFSIFKWVSINRAIVPADLVHKRDLLAELAELIIPQTDTPGAKAAMVQDYIITVMLNCTPAKEQNKFIDGIAELEDYTAAQYGKAFLKCSPSERKAVLKHMAKNSSGYSYKILNKINNKLFGKPFFLKLRELTVDGYCQSQLGATQGLAYDYIPHTFEACIPLLKNQKSWATK, encoded by the coding sequence GTGAACAGAAGATTATATATTAAGAGTGTCTTCGGCTTAGCTGTAGCAGGTACAGCTTCTTTTTCTATTTTTAAATGGGTGAGCATAAACAGGGCTATCGTCCCTGCTGATCTGGTCCATAAAAGAGATCTTTTGGCGGAGCTTGCGGAACTGATTATTCCTCAGACGGATACGCCAGGGGCGAAGGCTGCAATGGTGCAAGATTATATTATCACGGTCATGCTGAACTGTACGCCTGCAAAGGAGCAAAATAAGTTTATTGATGGCATTGCCGAGCTGGAGGATTATACTGCTGCTCAATATGGTAAAGCGTTTTTGAAATGCAGCCCGTCAGAAAGAAAAGCCGTATTGAAACATATGGCCAAAAATTCATCCGGTTATTCTTACAAGATCCTGAATAAGATTAACAACAAGCTTTTTGGAAAACCATTTTTTCTGAAGCTCAGAGAATTAACTGTAGATGGCTATTGCCAGTCCCAGTTAGGGGCTACGCAAGGTCTTGCCTATGATTATATTCCCCACACTTTTGAAGCCTGTATCCCACTCCTTAAAAACCAGAAATCCTGGGCAACCAAGTAA